A region of the Chroicocephalus ridibundus chromosome 1, bChrRid1.1, whole genome shotgun sequence genome:
CGTTATCTGAGGGCGTAAGTTAGCTGAAATACACATTATGCCTGTGAAAAAGACAGTATCTAGGACCCCATACTTTCTTTTAACTATGGACATGAAGCTCCCCGCTAAGACGACAGGATCAGACTACGTGGCAGTTGTTGTTGGACTCCACAGATAGTGACTGAGGTGGCATCGCTGGGAGGGAAAGCGCTTTTGGTACTAACTGCtttcaaaatgagaaggaaaCTATCTGAACAAAATATGTGTTTATGTTATTAATTAATAACTGCTGTGTTTCACAGAGAAAGAGCATCACGGCTGAGCCTCGTGACAGACGCTGGCAATATCGCCACAGACGAAGCAGGCTGCAACACAGGGTCCAATTCCTTTCTCAGTTACAAATACATGGAACAAAGGCTTCCACGGGATAATGAATACAGCTGATGGTAAAAGAAATTCAGATGCCCAGTGTGCTCAGTGAAGAGCCTATGCTCCACTTAACTCCGAGTATGAGGAAGCAGAGGCCTCTGCAGCGAAGGAAAGCATTGAGCCATCAGTGCCATATTGCTTATAGTTTTCACTTCATTTCCAACTCCTTTGCTCCAAAGGTAACCACCACACAGTACTAAAGTAACAAACACATCAATTTTTGGAAGGTTTACACACTACATGGATTTTCACTTTGAATGGCTTTGCACATTTCCCAGTTCCCTCGGGCGCATGTCCCATTCTGATGCACCAGGTATTACCGTTGTGGGTTGTCTGCTCACAAAGCTCTTCGCTCAGTTTCCCTGCTTTGTTCCACTCGGGGATAACTGCTTGCACTTGAATGCAATATATTGTCCACGGCTCCAACTGAGATAATACTTCAGAGTTATGTTTACTATCTATGCGAGTCACCTAATAACAgagaagaatacaaaaaaatttgaaaagcGCAAGTCCAGTGAATGGACTAGTTAAGTAATTAAAATTACCTTTAGCAGGACAAATCCTAGCAGTTATAGCCGCTACGCAAATAAGGGTTTTAAAGGAAGAATGGAATGTGCTGCCTGTGTCACATAACTGATAACTCTACTTGGATTTCACCTACGGTTAGAGTGTGAGACCATTCACACCACTGACTTTCTGGCTGCTTCTAGAGGCATTAATGAAGTTTTAGGCTAAAGGTAAGCGATAAATGAGATCCGCTTGCAGAGAGAACTAATGAGATTAACTAAGAGTACTGTCACAGGCAAAGATAATTTGAGACAGAGCAAGTAGGATGGATGATCtagacaaaaaaccccaccaaacagagaaagaaaaaggcttgtGGAAGCTATTACTAGATGACTGACTGCAAACGCAGCTTGCTGTTTAGAGGCATGATTCGTTATGGCCCTCTAACTATATGGTCCCTGCAGAGTATAGGAATCCCTACAAGACACCCCATTATGTAGCGACAAATTCTTTCTCAGGGGTGAGAAGACTCTGTAGCTAGGTTTCAACATTTTGAGCAAGTATCCACTTCAAAAAACAACCTATTAAGTTACATAGTCTATGCCTTTTGCTTCTTTGACACCAATGGAAATTTCCCAGACTTCTGCTCTGAAGTGTTACAAGCACAGATGCTACCTGAAGTTCCCGCTTTCTCTACTGATCTGCCTAAGTTTGCATCCTGTATGCGGAAATACCTTAATTTTTTGTAGTTTGGGAATTGAAAACCAGTCTGTTTTTTGGGAAATGATGAACCCTCATTTTCTGGAATTGAATGCCAAAGAATTTTGCAAGGTAACAAATACAAATCAGAATTATACGTAGTGGAGTTCTATTATATGAAAATTGTACTGATGTACAAAGCAGTAGTTATACTATGACTGATATCTTCCGGCAAAGGgattccttttttcctgtaataGAACTCAAGATCctataaataatatattatttatgATCTTTCTCCTCACATTTTGTACAGAGAAGTCTTTTGAGCTGAGCAACACATCTGCCTGTGGAAGGGGCCGTCCATGAGAGGAAGAAAGCGAATTACAACCGCTAGAAATTGAAGAGGTGAAGGTGCCCCCAGTTAACATAAAGCCTCACCAATGGTGGTGTGCAAAGCCCAAAGTCCCACAAAGAACACAAATATTTGAGCAACATCAGATTTGAATCGAAGTCAGCTAATCGTCAGGATCGCAGATACCGCTTATGTTGCGGCTTCTAAGTTTACCCTTGCTTGTATATGTGAAATACAGAGATTTGGTGGGGAAGACTGCATCGCAAATGAACTCATCGCTAAACTGAGGGAATAAACTCTCATAATGTAGCAGTTATTTCTAATTATGGAAAGAGTAAATTATACCCATACTACTGTTTAACTACACAGCTATCTGCCATTTGCTCTGAATGCCAGTTGTGATGACTAGACTTTATTACATTGTAATTAGtagagatatatttttatttcagtactgTTAGCTTTCAGAACTTCATCAGTATGGTATTTTACCACGAAAAACATATATCAAAGTCATGGAGCCACAACATCCAGGAAGCAGAAGTTACCTCTTtattgctgtcttttttccagtaCAGTATTCTGTAATTCCATGAGCCGTAATACTGCTTTAGAGACCACTTGTCATGTTCATGTTCAGTAAAAGGGCCTATGAAATCCACATGTAGGGACCCAGAGTCTGACTTCACTTTTACATCAGGTGGCCCAATGACTGCTATATATTGGAAcggtggaagagaagaaagaacagagtTCAGTttcacattgtttttcatttgacGTTTTTAGACGACCTCTGACAGTTCACACTTTAAATAAATTTACCTATTAgaagaaagtaatttcctttcaTGGGTCAGGCATAAATAAATCCTTTCCTTATAGAACTGGTCTtgaaagggttttatttttgcagttaaatATCAGATATTTTTGTAGACTACTTTTCCCATACACTAAATTAACTCAGTTCTCTTTTGCCAGCTGTGGTGACTCCTGGGAGAGGAAGGACTATTTCTATAGGTTATTACTCACTTCTCTTTCTGGATCAAGCTGTTGAAACACATGTCTTTTCTGAGGAGACCCTCTAGTGAAGTGTTTTAACGTTTCTTTCATTGTGATAACTTTGGAAAACTGACATGTTCGAATTATTTCTTCATGTCTTAAAGATTGAATATTATATTATCCTATTTTGAAAATGGCATGTCCTTATGTTTTCGTGCCACTACCTAAATTAATTCACGCGTAGCTTACCTATCAACTACATCGTGTCTGCAATGAGCTCTCCATTAGTCTCCTGTAATTCCAACTAACAACTCTGCCTTGGCTGCCTCTACTAAAGCTCTGCCTGGCTACAGCCACACTATCAAGTGTCTAAGAAAGGAAGAGCTTAATATACAGACAATTTTGCATTCCTCTATAAACTTGTGTTTCtttaatcaaaaattaaaaaaaaaaataaatctgcttgcTGGACCATGCATTCATGTAATGCTCAGGAATATGCTCTTGAACTTGTGAAAAATAACGTGAGGAGAGCTTTGTTTACTCTGGGTTTCTTAGGCTATTCCTACAATACAGTGAGAAATTTCTTACAAAAGCACTGGCAGAAATAATAACACAGAAAGGAACATCAGCTATTTTTATCACTATGCCCTGCTCCCATCAGCTATGACAACATTAAAAATCCTCATGTCCTCCTCAGAGATTTGGACAGTACTCCCAGGTCTTTCTCTCCGGGTAGTTTTATATGCAGGTTTTCTCAGTTCAGAAATAAGCTGCCTTTCCAAAACCAAGCCTATTCTGAAGGCCACACGCTCTTTCAAATATATGTCAAACTACAACTCTGTTAATGATTTATGCGTTTGCTCTCTGCTCTCAAAATCCATCCATACTTTTTGTATTGCACTTTCTTTTGACTGTAATTTATACTTGCTAtgttgtattgatttttttttctgtactatgTTTCAGTGCTTCTGTTCTAGGCAGATTAAATTATGTCAACATGCTTTTGGAGACAGATaaccaataaaaatattttgaaaaacaaggcTGTTAACTGTAAAATTGCACTCTGAAATCCAAGGAACAGAATGACGAAATTCAAGAAGGTAGAAcgagaaagaaaaggatttttaaaaggttttcctcAAAAATGAGGTGTAACAGAAGCTTCCTGCATGGTTTTGTATTAACAGCTGTGAGGAGGAAAAAGCCTTGGGTAACATTAACTACCTAATCTAAAATAATGTGACTTTTGCTAATGAGTGGAGTAAGAATATGCAAAAACAAAGGACTCTCATTGGTAAAAAACACTCCCTCATTCCCAAGCTCAGGTGACAGCAATACGATTAACATCTCTGTTGTACATCCAATGCAAGGCAATGTCCAAATTATCTCTCACAAAGACTGCCAAGCTTCACTAACAGAACAGCAATATTGTACAATGAAGATTTCTGAactaaaattaatgtttctctgTGAAACcaattgaaaaataaacccaaagctTTTTGCTCGACACACCAATGAATCAGAAAGTAACTGAACTTATTTAGATATACAGAAAGTCTGAATCCTTGAAGAAAAGCTCTTCCTGGCTGAAAATAAATGATCcttattttaagggaaaaatataCAATTTTTGAAAATATCCTCAAATGATATTTCAAGTATCTAACATCTAAATATAACAGGAAATCGACTATGCTTTCTGACAGCAATTTCTGCTACCAAAAATGGAAGTGTTACAACTAGGATTTTAAAGTTCaatgtaattaaatttaaaaattatctgcATGCTACAGCTTTTCTTATGGAGCAAAATTGTAAAGGTGCATTAACAGCAGACAATATTTTTTGTGGAAGATAGGAAAAAGGCTTACTGTCATGCATGGGCTTGAAAGGGACAGATTCCCAGTCTGAATGGTTATTTTCTGACTCCGCTCTGACCTGTAAAATGTAGTCTCCATACACAGACAGAAAAGAGACATCGCATTCTGTGAGTCTCAAGTTTGTGCTCACATTTGTATACGTGCTTCCAGGTAAAGTAATGCTGtatggaagagaaacaaaatgtttacaaTGTGTAAATTACAACTAACTGAATGTCTTTCCTCTCAACTACCTGGAAAAGTGGCATACCTGTCTGTTAATACAGCCAATTAGGgctcacaaacaaaaaaaattagatcAAGTGTATAAGAAACGTCATTAGTAGTGTGTACGCACACAGTAGAGCATTTTATGTGCATCTATAAATCTGTGATAAAGTTTAGATTAAAACTATGGTTCAGCAAATAGATGCCCTTTTCTTGACAGTGCTTAACAAAACTCGATTCAACACACAGCAGTTATTAGACAAGTCTGCAAATATTAAGCCAATATTATTATGTATGGCTTTGCTGTCTAACTCGGACTTTACGCATATATGGAAAAGCCAGAGAAAACAGAGTCTGAAAACTGACTGGGAACTGGATAATACACGacattctttctgttttgcatcaAGGGCCCTCCTAGGAACATAGTGATCAACAGGTAATTGCTACCAGAACCCAGAAAAATCTTCTTTTGACTTAAGATGTCCCTTACCCTCGGTTTGGACATTTCTCAACCCACCAAAACTGACAAAAGGAGACCTCAGAAAATGCACCCTGAGTTTAAGGCACTGAGGGACAAGCCACCTGCCTGCAGCTCATGGAGCGTTTCCACTGAGGGCGCAGGCAAGCTGGCTGGCTGCATTGGTGGCAGAGCACAAAATGCTGCTGGAGTGAAAGATGAAATAAGATCCTAACGCTTAGCAGGACTAAGCCTCCTGAATTGCAGGTAACAGCTGCATGAGAgagaaaaaccacacacagagcTAATAACAGCCGGCGTTAAAATATTTCTCGTTCCAAAAAACCATAGGTACCAAGCTGCCCTGGGTGTGAAATGTGTAGAAAATGCCTCTGCCCTGTTATTTAGCTCAGAAGATAAGCTTCTCACAAgttaaaagaaagggagagctgcTGATGTTcctataaaaaaggaaacaaatcacaaacacacacagctgtaaagcataaagaaaagaaaacgcaACTCCCCCAGACTTACCTCTTAGATTGGACAGTGTAACTTACATTCCCTTCGTGAAACTCAGGTGCATCCCACCGTAAAAAGCTACGAAGATTAACTGAAGTAATTCttacattttggggttttggCATTATTCCGGATACTGTGGGAgcaatcaaaaccaaacattttagtACGTGTTCCTCCAGTGACTTTTCAGTCATCCAAAATTTAAATACagccttctttctcttccttgcctcagacactttttttaaaaacagattttaatatCATTAATTTAAATCCTGATGCCTATTGTTCCTTCTGAGCTTATGCAACAAAAACAAATGAGCCAGCATCAATGATTTCCAGTAAGGACAGTCTTTATGATATCATCGTCTATTATGCATGACTGACTTGTCAAGACTTAGGGCCCATGAAGCTCCAAGCATGAACTCTCACTGAAACTATCAAAATCAAATTTTTCAAAGCGGTGCTCCAGTAGCACTATGGAAACAACACCGGTGTGTAGAgtgatttgttggggttttttctgaagAGGAACACGAACAGTCTTTCTACATAGACCTGGGTAtaagactgaaataatttaaaaaatatccacCGTAAGCATGTTTATATCATCACTGCATGGATTAGCATtgccatttaaaatgctttactCATTCTGTTATTAAAGCACCCTTTTGCAAAACAGAGATAAAGAAGAAGTACCTTCAAATACAAGAGAGCTACTAAATATACCATACAAACATATCATTAATTGCCACTCTTCACAAGTGACGAAAACAGGATCTTTTGCTTTATTGGAACTAAAAAGAGGAAACCCTGACTTAGCATTGATGAACAGTCCATTACtattatgatttatttattttaaaataattgtcagtactgaaactaaaactgaaaatattttgcccCATTTTGCATTGATCGGGTCTGTTGCAAAACAAACCCTGTCAGACCAGGTTAGTGCTTAAAGTGTCGTGGGAGTAAAACCTAATGACAGATcttccaagaaaaaaaccaaataaccTATTTTATATGTCTATAGTTGATGCAGAAATACATTAAATGAATGTGTCAGTTACCCATCTTTAGCAGATACGAGTTTTAAATCTAAAACCTGCTTAAATAAAACCCATTTCCCTGACTCAATTCCTACAATGTTACCCTCGCACCCAAAAAATAAACTCAGACGCACTTGGCCAGACTGAATTCTGCCCAAACTGCTCTAGGTTAACCTGCTtgggcagcggggttggaccagatgatctccaaaggtcccttccaaccccctatcattctgtgattcacaTTGGAAAAGTTGAAGTTGCTCGCTCCCTTGCTCCCAGACCTCCTTGGGAGATGCCATCCCTGTGTGGACGTGCCCACACCAGCACCCACCTCAGGCACTCGCCTTCAGAGATCTCTGCACAGGCACACGCTATGGCCCGTTGCAAGCACCTCTGGCTTCCTGCTCCCGCACCTTCTCCTACCTGCAAAATCCCAGGTATGCAGAATGCTAAGGAAGACGGGCACAGGTAACAGACAGCGTGAACACACAGCTGAAAAAAGATCTGGCTAGTACAAGGCATCTGATTTCTCCTCTCCTGCACAACGTGGTCCTTGCTACAAGGACCCTCTCTAGGGCGCTGCGTGCGCTTTGAGGAAGCTCCCTCCAAAGGTTTGAGGTAGGCTTGTAAATTCCCAGTAAAAAGCATGATGCCTTTCAAGGCTCGGTTCCCCAACAGGGTTTTCTACTATGAAAAGCCTGCAGGTTAAGTTTTTTTATTCCGCACCCAaagagatcacagaatggttcgggttggaagggaccttaaagatcatctagttccaaccccctgccatgggcagggacacctcccactagaccaggctgctcaaagccccatccagcctggcctttaacacctccagggatggggcagccacaacttctctgggcaacctgttccagtgtctcgcagtagacaatttcttcctaatatcgcACCTAAATCTCCTGatgagaaaattaattctgtgggGTTTGTACTTTGTAAAGGAAAGGTTCGTATACACCTCAAATTTCCAAGACTTCTACGGCCTGTTTGGGGAAAAGTATGGCCCGGGCCAGTTTCGGTGGCCATGGTGGCTGCTCCCCGAGCGCTCGCCCGGTCTCGGTGTGCCCGGAGCAGCGGCATCAGCTCCTTTGCCGGCGCTGCTACACCCGCGCTCCCACCGCCCACGtcggggcgggggctgcgctgCCTGGCAGAGGGCGGTTCCACTCCCACGCCAAGGTTTCGTCGCTGGGACTTGCGCAAGAGTCCACAACCGACAGGGAGAGATGCAGTTTCCCAGCACAGCTGAAGTCTTCcggaagacaaaaccaaaacccgcgtgggcggcgggagccgggcccCCGCCGGCGGAGCatcccgccgccgctcccccagCCAAGGCAAaggggggcgggcgggcgacAGCCCCGTCCCCCGCTCAGCCTCTCACGGCAGCGGTGCcccccgccgagccgccgccggcTCTTTTGCGGCCCCGCCAGCGGCGGCCGCCGGGCTCccggggcagcgcggccccgGAGAGCGAAGCCGGCCGCTTCCAGCGACCCTCGCTCCCGCCGCCGGACGACCCCTCGCCcgcgcctcccccccgccaagcCTGGGGCGGACTCAccgcagagcaggaggcagctggagaagaCGCACCGGAgggcggcggccatggcggcTCCCGGTGCGGGCCTCCCTCAGCAGCGGAGGACCCGGCGCCGCCGCTCCATGGCACCGCGCGCTGCCTTCCCGGGGCCGCCCCGAAACCCTTCCGCCttcccgcggcggggcggggcgcgcgcacggcgcccgcccggggctgcggggcttcCCCCCTCGGAGAATGGCCTGAACGTCGCCCGCGGCCCCTGCGGGCTCGCCCCGGCTCTGTCTAGCCTCTCCCGTTCGCCACGGCCGCGCTGCCCTCGCCAGGAAGAGCACAGCCGGCACCTGAACCTTCCCCGCCGGTCTGGAGAGCCGTTCAGCCCTGCTGTGTTTTAAAACGCATTGGTGCTGCTGCCGGGTACTCATAACCTCTAAAGAGCACTTTCAGCATACAGCCTGGCAGTTGGGAAGGCAAGAGGTCAGCATAAAGTGGATAAATAAGTAACGCATGAGCAGGCATCAGATGATCCATAGTGTCAAACCCGATCTTGCGTGCAAGTCCCGCTGCAGGCAATAGGAA
Encoded here:
- the IL10RB gene encoding interleukin-10 receptor subunit beta isoform X3 produces the protein MPKPQNVRITSVNLRSFLRWDAPEFHEGNVSYTVQSKSITLPGSTYTNVSTNLRLTECDVSFLSVYGDYILQVRAESENNHSDWESVPFKPMHDTVIGPPDVKVKSDSGSLHVDFIGPFTEHEHDKWSLKQYYGSWNYRILYWKKDSNKEVTRIDSKHNSEVLSQLEPWTIYCIQVQAVIPEWNKAGKLSEELCEQTTHNGVTPVWLIVTVLIGSMLVVVISVPVCFFSFLYLYRLTKHVFCPSYIFPQHLKEFLSKPPSGSQLFSPLPQEEHLSYDKLIVVSEEPKNHSDETGDEASKTTEHLQDSEQEDSDSRIVPASEKA
- the IL10RB gene encoding interleukin-10 receptor subunit beta isoform X1, which produces MTEKSLEEHVLKCLVLIAPTVSGIMPKPQNVRITSVNLRSFLRWDAPEFHEGNVSYTVQSKSITLPGSTYTNVSTNLRLTECDVSFLSVYGDYILQVRAESENNHSDWESVPFKPMHDTVIGPPDVKVKSDSGSLHVDFIGPFTEHEHDKWSLKQYYGSWNYRILYWKKDSNKEVTRIDSKHNSEVLSQLEPWTIYCIQVQAVIPEWNKAGKLSEELCEQTTHNGVTPVWLIVTVLIGSMLVVVISVPVCFFSFLYLYRLTKHVFCPSYIFPQHLKEFLSKPPSGSQLFSPLPQEEHLSYDKLIVVSEEPKNHSDETGDEASKTTEHLQDSEQEDSDSRIVPASEKA
- the IL10RB gene encoding interleukin-10 receptor subunit beta isoform X2, encoding MAAALRCVFSSCLLLCVSGIMPKPQNVRITSVNLRSFLRWDAPEFHEGNVSYTVQSKSITLPGSTYTNVSTNLRLTECDVSFLSVYGDYILQVRAESENNHSDWESVPFKPMHDTVIGPPDVKVKSDSGSLHVDFIGPFTEHEHDKWSLKQYYGSWNYRILYWKKDSNKEVTRIDSKHNSEVLSQLEPWTIYCIQVQAVIPEWNKAGKLSEELCEQTTHNGVTPVWLIVTVLIGSMLVVVISVPVCFFSFLYLYRLTKHVFCPSYIFPQHLKEFLSKPPSGSQLFSPLPQEEHLSYDKLIVVSEEPKNHSDETGDEASKTTEHLQDSEQEDSDSRIVPASEKA